Proteins encoded together in one Myxocyprinus asiaticus isolate MX2 ecotype Aquarium Trade chromosome 9, UBuf_Myxa_2, whole genome shotgun sequence window:
- the ngfb gene encoding nerve growth factor, with protein sequence MYHEEQRRSTLKTDRRKQFTWMHFTGHIEPMQLSWLALLLLSCSQMFAQHPGDICPQDSNHKQDVAPNPVPTVDPKLFNKRRYRSARVLFSEQPPNSEPSGHQETRGRTKRKVGEPQHRGVYSVCESISLWVGNKTKATDISGNEVTVLPDVNINNVNKKQYFFETTCSSGRASGSGCLGIDARHWNSYCTNSHTFVRALTSFKNLVAWRLIRINVACVCVLSRKSWRQ encoded by the exons ATGTACCATGAGGAGCAGAGGAGATCTACACTAAAGACAGACAGGAGAAAACAGTTCACCTGGATGCATTTCACAG GTCACATTGAGCCCATGCAGTTGTCCTGGCTAGCCCTGCTGCTCTTGTCCTGCAGCCAGATGTTTGCCCAACACCCAGGTGACATCTGCCCACAAGACTCCAATCACAAACAGGATGTTGCACCCAACCCTGTGCCAACTGTGGATCCTAAACTTTTCAACAAGAGGCGATATCGCTCGGCCCGtgttcttttcagtgaacaacCGCCCAACTCAGAACCCTCTGGGCATCAAGAGACAAGGGGCAGGACGAAGAGGAAAGTGGGAGAACCTCAACACCGTGGCGTTTACTCCGTTTGTGAGAGCATTAGCCTTTGGGTTGGCAATAAGACCAAAGCTACGGACATCTCGGGCAATGAGGTTACGGTCTTGCCGGATGTAAACATCAACAACGTCAATAAAAAGCAGTACTTTTTTGAGACGACGTGCAGCAGTGGCCGGGCCAGTGGATCGGGGTGTTTGGGAATCGATGCACGGCATTGGAACTCGTACTGTACCAATTCGCACACATTCGTACGAGCATTGACTTCATTTAAGAACCTGGTGGCATGGAGACTAATTCGGATCAAtgtagcctgtgtgtgtgtgctcagccGAAAATCGTGGAGACAATGA